In Halobacteria archaeon AArc-dxtr1, the sequence GCTCGCGCTCGTCGTCTAGGGCGCGCTCGGTCTCGATGTCGGCGAGCAGCTCCTTTGCCTCCGGCACCGTCAGGAACTCCTCGTCGACGATCTCCTTGAAGATCGTCATCCTACACTCGGGTCTGCTCTTGGTCCTGTGCGCGCAAGTGCGCTGCAGTGACGATCAGCGTCTTCTCGGTGCCGCCGTCGACGATCTTGACTTTGAACGCGTCGCCCTGCTTGCCGACGACTTCGCCGGTGCGACCATCGAAGCGCGGGTGGTACCGTCCGTCGGCGACACTTGGGTCGATCTTCAGGTGGACCTTCTGGCCCTCGTCGTACTGCTGGATCGCGCGCTGTGGCGGCGAGGTGCCCCGCTCACGGGGGTTGTTGGCGAGCTTTCGGCGAGTCCCTTGGCGTGGTCCATTAGACTTCGGCATAGTCGTACGACCCTGTTAGCCGGAGACGGTTATAAAACACACGTCTTGGCGCTCCCGGGCATGCCGTCTCTGAATACCTGAAGGCAACTGTGACTGGATAATACGAACAGCTGTGAGTCGTCGGGCGGTTCCAGTCATGTCTGAGGACGAGCCTCGGTCGACACAGGGGAGCGCTTCGGGTCACAACTCCGGAGACAAGCGATTCGCGCACGGGTACCTAACGAAAAGGAAGTACGGGTGACGGGAAGTGTGAACCACCGCCCAGAAAGCTGTTAATTCCCAGAAGTATTATTGCAGCGGTGAGTAAACCCACACTATGAGAGAAAGCCCCTCCAAGCCGTTCCGGGACAGGACGAGTCGTCGACGGTTCCTCCAGGGGGCGGTAGCGAGTGGAGCCGGACTCGTCGCCGGCTGTACCAGTGGCGATGACGAGCCACATCGGTACCACCCCAACGACCGAGATGATCAGTTCGTGGAGTGGGTTGCCGAATCAACTCGCGGAGCGATACTGGGCGTCTCCGACGATCGAATATACGCCCCGTGGCATCCCCCTGACGGAGCGGAGCGGTCGATCGTTGCCCTCGACATCGAAACTGGTGAGCGGGATCAAGATTTTCGGCCGTCGGTCGAAATCATCGAATCGGTCGAAATAGATGGCGATGGACGTCTATTCGCCCGAACGGCCGACGAGACGGTCGTCGCGCTCGACGCCGAATCCGGCTCTCGAGTGTGGGAGTTCGAGGAGGTCACGGGTCCGATCTCTTCACCAGTCGTCGAAGCCGACGGGATCGTATACGTCACTTCCCAAAACCAGGTCCTCTACGCCGTCGACGGAGACGACGGAGACCTGCTGTGGACGTACGACGACGTAGTATCGTATCGCCGCCGTAGTACTCCGGACGTTGGGGATGACACCATCTTCGTTCAGTCGGACCGAGACAGGCTGGCCGCACTCGATGCCAGCTCGGGCGAACAACAGTGGGATATCTCTGACATCGGATCAATTCGTTGGCCGCCGACGAGTACGGATGGCACGCTCTATGTCGGCGCTTCCGATGCAGCGATGTACGCACTAGACGAAGCGTCCGGCGAACTTCTGTGGGAACAATCAACGTCTCTCGACCGACAGAGCCGGCCACGGGTCGTCGAGGACACCGTCCTGGTGACGACTGCAGATGACGCCGTGTCTGCAGTGAACGCCCAGACCGGTGAAACCGAGTGGAGCTACGACGACCTCTCAGATCCAACGGTGCGCGATACGCAGACTGGAACCACGTACGTGACTGATAGATCGGGAATACACGCGATAGACATCACGACTGGTGAGGTACGGTGGGAGGGGTCGACTCCCCACTCCGTCGAAGGTGTCAGGGCCGTCGACGACCTGCTCTATGTCAGTGGCACAGAGCTACCCAGCGACGTGCCGGATGTCGCCAAGATCGACGTACTCGAGGCTGATTCAGGCGACACCGCTTGGACGTTTTGGTCAAACCCTGCCGATAGCGCCGAAGGCTCGCCCAGGTTCGACGGAGATCGTGTTATCTCGGCCTTTACCGTCGATGGGATACATGCGTTCTCGACCGACATCGAGACGTGAGTAGCGAGCGCGCCCACCGAGTGGGAGCACGCAGTCGAATCCTCGCCACCGCCGTGCAGTCGTCACCGACCTGTGTCCAGAGCACGCGCGACGAGGCGGGACTCCGCGCGTCGGAGCAGCTCCGAGGCGGTCGAGACGGCACAATCGAGGCTCTCGGCGACTGACTCGATTCCCTCGCGGCGGGGAACGTCGTAGTATCCCACCTCCCACGCGGCCGCAAGCGCCTCGCGCTGGCGGTCGGTCGGGCCGCCAGCGGTCGTGCCGACGGCCGCGCCGATCTCGAGAACGTCGACGGTCATCCCGTCGGGGACGGCGTCGACCGTCGCCTGCAGATCCTGTGGGTGGCCGACCAGCGTCAGGTGGACGGTCCGATCGGCCCGGAACTCGATCGGGGGAACGAGGACGACCGTCTCGTGGCTGAGCGCCTCGGCCAGTCGAACGCCGCGATCGTCGAGGGTTCGTCGCTCGTAGAGGTAAAAGCCGTCCGCTGCGGGCGTCAGCTCGTAGGCCTCGACGTCCAGTTCTGCCTCGAGCGCGCGACGGTAGGGCTCGGGATCGCCCTCGACGTACGAGAGGACGGCCTCGACGCCATCCGTGGCGTGTCCGCCGTAGATCACCTGTCGGTGCAGCGTCGGTGACGTACAGAGGAGTTCGTGGGCCGGGTGGAGCACGTCCTCGGAGAACGTGATCGACGCGCGAAGGGATTTCATAACGGATGATGGGACGGTATCTGTGATAAATGGCCGATGTGTATCGCCACAGCGACCTTCCGACCTGCAGGCGATCGGTCGAATATGGAACCTGCAGGAACCGACGTGGCAGACGGCTGGGACGCCTTCGAGACGGACGGGGTGACGGCCGACGACGGCAGTTCAGACGGCCGTGGACAGCGACTCTACGACTGGTGGGGTCGCCGGGCGGGGTTCTACGACGCGGTCATCGCCATGACAGG encodes:
- a CDS encoding 50S ribosomal protein L21e — its product is MPKSNGPRQGTRRKLANNPRERGTSPPQRAIQQYDEGQKVHLKIDPSVADGRYHPRFDGRTGEVVGKQGDAFKVKIVDGGTEKTLIVTAAHLRAQDQEQTRV
- a CDS encoding helix-turn-helix domain-containing protein, which encodes MKSLRASITFSEDVLHPAHELLCTSPTLHRQVIYGGHATDGVEAVLSYVEGDPEPYRRALEAELDVEAYELTPAADGFYLYERRTLDDRGVRLAEALSHETVVLVPPIEFRADRTVHLTLVGHPQDLQATVDAVPDGMTVDVLEIGAAVGTTAGGPTDRQREALAAAWEVGYYDVPRREGIESVAESLDCAVSTASELLRRAESRLVARALDTGR
- a CDS encoding PQQ-like beta-propeller repeat protein, with the translated sequence MRESPSKPFRDRTSRRRFLQGAVASGAGLVAGCTSGDDEPHRYHPNDRDDQFVEWVAESTRGAILGVSDDRIYAPWHPPDGAERSIVALDIETGERDQDFRPSVEIIESVEIDGDGRLFARTADETVVALDAESGSRVWEFEEVTGPISSPVVEADGIVYVTSQNQVLYAVDGDDGDLLWTYDDVVSYRRRSTPDVGDDTIFVQSDRDRLAALDASSGEQQWDISDIGSIRWPPTSTDGTLYVGASDAAMYALDEASGELLWEQSTSLDRQSRPRVVEDTVLVTTADDAVSAVNAQTGETEWSYDDLSDPTVRDTQTGTTYVTDRSGIHAIDITTGEVRWEGSTPHSVEGVRAVDDLLYVSGTELPSDVPDVAKIDVLEADSGDTAWTFWSNPADSAEGSPRFDGDRVISAFTVDGIHAFSTDIET